A part of Candidatus Stoquefichus sp. SB1 genomic DNA contains:
- a CDS encoding C39 family peptidase, with translation MKKRIAILGTIIIFIVSICLLLLPKTHSENSSQISNYPDSYMIKTDNYFDYQPGLECAAFSSAYLLRYYGQEAEGLKLFETFPGKLSSGGVRPAGVTEFFKSQGYQAEYVVNGTIDGLKSEIAKGAPVIVFIHVEEPYDNPHATHYVPIVGYDKDYFYFAESLDYLANCKDQSGLIYNRKTEITKFKKLWNHIDSIWDFPYFIITP, from the coding sequence ATGAAGAAAAGAATAGCAATTCTAGGTACTATTATTATATTTATTGTTTCTATTTGTTTACTTCTTTTACCAAAGACACATTCTGAGAACTCATCTCAAATATCAAACTATCCAGACTCATATATGATAAAGACAGACAATTATTTTGATTATCAACCTGGTTTAGAATGTGCAGCTTTTTCATCTGCATACCTTTTGCGTTACTACGGCCAGGAAGCAGAAGGATTAAAACTATTTGAAACTTTTCCTGGTAAACTCTCGAGTGGTGGAGTCCGACCAGCTGGTGTGACTGAATTCTTTAAAAGTCAAGGGTATCAAGCAGAATATGTTGTAAATGGTACGATTGATGGTCTTAAATCTGAAATTGCCAAAGGTGCACCAGTGATTGTTTTTATCCATGTCGAAGAACCTTATGATAATCCTCATGCTACGCATTATGTTCCTATTGTCGGTTATGATAAAGATTATTTCTATTTTGCTGAAAGTCTCGATTATTTAGCAAATTGTAAAGATCAATCAGGTTTAATATATAACCGTAAAACTGAAATAACAAAGTTTAAGAAACTTTGGAATCATATTGATAGTATCTGGGATTTTCCTTATTTTATAATTACACCGTAA
- a CDS encoding ABC transporter permease, whose protein sequence is MLLQILKKDMMKRKGVNMILFLFITLSTVFLASSINNIMVISSAVDYYMDYAHVPDVNIIMNSKEDIHKINDWLDQKKDKGDIDDYQYNKILEISDKSVTMKKDGKTSAFDNKGASLFLSTDNVDYCKVFDTEGKNIHLQKGEIAISVNIQDKTNLQVGDYLIIHQNGIEKELMIKAIVKDAAYGSDMVGMIRFMLSQEDYNDYEKVSSQLGLYYINSDLGSKIADQMNNEGFQGIMNTITIDTYKLVYSFDMIMAGLLILIGVCLILIALLVLRFTLVFSLEEQYQEIGILKAIGLRNYAIKKIYLVKYLAIVIVGSTIGAFISVPVSQMMIESVNKNMIMASSELNIGINILCALFIIGLVLAFCYLCTRKLNKVSAITAIRGGYTGERFHNGRGISLSRFSHLPVSLYLGLNDITSHVTRYIVLIITFCISFILITIPLNTINTMNSSEMVRKFQLDPDTSVCVRKIEEGESEKYNNSKTLMEGVKRLQHEMKEKGYEAQMTALPIYFISYETKDSTTKNNIMSIQVLGKERSYAEYSEGKAPMLENEIAFSQTIMKENSWVIGDYVSATINGEKKDFVITGAYSDYMQLGKSARLNPLVNCEKEMMFDYWAIMVDLDIDKSQSEVAKMMQTEFPNYEWRTVQDMVNQNVGGIQDMLSQFLLPMTGLLCAVIMLITLLMEKLFITREKGEIAMMKSVGFRQATIRHWQLMRMIFVAFVSMIISIPLSLISNQYLLKPIFAIMGADVAIQVNPLQAYLIYPGILLIGIMVATAIATFGVKKINIREMNNLE, encoded by the coding sequence ATGTTATTACAAATACTCAAAAAAGATATGATGAAAAGAAAAGGTGTCAATATGATCCTATTTCTCTTTATCACATTATCAACAGTTTTTTTAGCAAGCAGTATCAATAATATTATGGTCATCAGTTCAGCAGTTGATTATTATATGGATTATGCTCATGTGCCAGATGTTAATATCATTATGAATTCAAAAGAGGATATTCATAAGATTAATGATTGGCTAGATCAAAAAAAGGATAAAGGAGATATTGATGATTATCAATATAATAAGATTCTTGAAATATCAGATAAATCAGTTACTATGAAAAAAGATGGAAAAACTTCTGCTTTTGATAATAAAGGTGCGAGTCTATTCCTATCAACAGATAATGTTGATTATTGTAAGGTGTTTGATACAGAGGGAAAAAATATTCATCTTCAAAAAGGAGAAATTGCAATTTCTGTCAATATTCAAGATAAAACCAATTTACAAGTTGGTGATTATTTGATTATTCATCAAAATGGTATTGAAAAAGAATTAATGATAAAAGCCATTGTTAAAGATGCTGCTTATGGTAGTGATATGGTTGGCATGATTCGATTTATGTTAAGTCAAGAAGACTATAATGATTATGAAAAAGTCTCATCTCAGCTTGGGCTATATTATATCAATTCTGATTTAGGTTCAAAGATTGCTGATCAAATGAATAATGAAGGTTTTCAAGGGATTATGAATACGATTACGATTGATACGTATAAACTGGTTTATTCTTTTGATATGATTATGGCAGGATTGCTTATCTTAATTGGTGTATGTTTGATTTTAATTGCTTTACTTGTATTAAGATTTACACTTGTCTTCTCATTAGAAGAACAATATCAGGAAATAGGCATATTAAAGGCGATTGGTTTACGAAATTATGCGATTAAGAAAATATATTTGGTTAAATATCTAGCAATTGTTATTGTGGGATCAACAATAGGGGCTTTTATCAGTGTCCCTGTCAGTCAAATGATGATTGAGAGTGTTAATAAAAATATGATTATGGCAAGCAGTGAATTGAATATTGGTATCAATATCTTATGTGCTTTATTTATTATTGGGTTAGTGTTGGCATTTTGTTATTTGTGTACAAGAAAGCTAAATAAAGTTTCAGCAATTACAGCTATACGTGGAGGTTATACGGGCGAACGATTCCATAATGGAAGAGGGATAAGTTTATCACGTTTTTCTCATTTACCAGTTTCACTCTATCTTGGTTTGAATGATATCACAAGTCATGTAACACGCTATATTGTCTTAATTATTACTTTCTGTATCAGTTTTATTTTAATTACGATTCCTTTAAATACAATTAATACAATGAATAGTTCTGAAATGGTTAGGAAGTTTCAACTTGATCCTGACACATCAGTCTGTGTTCGTAAAATAGAAGAAGGAGAATCAGAAAAATATAATAATTCTAAAACATTAATGGAAGGTGTCAAAAGACTTCAACATGAGATGAAAGAGAAAGGGTATGAAGCTCAAATGACAGCTTTACCTATTTACTTTATCAGTTATGAAACAAAGGATTCAACAACGAAAAACAATATTATGTCTATTCAGGTTTTGGGAAAAGAACGCTCATATGCTGAATATAGTGAAGGAAAAGCACCGATGCTGGAAAATGAAATTGCTTTTTCTCAAACAATTATGAAAGAAAATTCATGGGTTATTGGAGACTATGTGAGTGCGACAATTAATGGCGAAAAGAAAGATTTTGTGATTACAGGAGCATATAGTGACTATATGCAGTTAGGGAAAAGTGCTCGTTTAAATCCATTAGTGAATTGCGAAAAAGAAATGATGTTTGACTATTGGGCCATTATGGTTGATCTTGATATAGATAAGTCACAAAGTGAAGTTGCCAAAATGATGCAAACAGAATTTCCAAATTATGAATGGCGTACAGTTCAAGACATGGTTAATCAAAATGTTGGTGGTATTCAAGATATGTTATCGCAATTCTTATTACCAATGACAGGTCTTTTGTGTGCGGTGATTATGTTAATAACATTATTGATGGAAAAATTGTTTATCACACGTGAAAAAGGTGAGATTGCAATGATGAAAAGTGTTGGCTTTAGACAAGCAACAATTCGTCATTGGCAGTTGATGCGTATGATCTTTGTTGCTTTTGTTTCAATGATTATATCTATTCCATTGTCATTAATCAGTAATCAGTATTTACTAAAGCCAATCTTTGCGATTATGGGTGCCGATGTTGCGATTCAAGTGAATCCATTACAAGCTTATTTGATTTATCCTGGTATCTTATTGATTGGTATTATGGTTGCAACTGCAATCGCAACCTTTGGAGTTAAAAAAATAAATATTCGTGAAATGAATAATTTAGAATAG
- a CDS encoding ABC transporter ATP-binding protein — MESLKVSNLCKTYIVNKRQNNVLRNVNLEIKSGEMVAVMGPSGSGKTTLLYTVSGMDEASAGKVDFFGKELTNLKANEMSDLRLQEMGFVFQQMYMLKNLSVYDNIILPAYQASHDHKTSSRHEIKERAKMLMQKLGISDVADNAVTEVSGGQLQRACICRSLINQPKIIFADEPTGALNKQNSIDVMRELTNINAEGTSIMLVTHDMKVASQCERVLYIEDGDIRDEISLGKYQVTDDMRTRERKLNDWLIKLGW; from the coding sequence ATGGAAAGTTTAAAAGTTTCAAACTTATGTAAAACATATATCGTGAATAAACGTCAAAATAATGTTTTAAGAAATGTCAATTTAGAAATTAAAAGTGGTGAAATGGTGGCGGTCATGGGGCCATCAGGCTCTGGAAAAACCACATTATTATATACAGTGAGCGGAATGGATGAAGCAAGTGCAGGTAAAGTCGATTTCTTTGGGAAAGAATTAACCAACTTAAAAGCCAATGAAATGAGTGATTTGCGTTTACAAGAGATGGGATTTGTTTTCCAGCAAATGTATATGCTGAAAAATTTATCAGTTTATGATAATATTATATTACCAGCATATCAGGCGTCTCATGATCATAAGACATCTTCACGTCATGAAATCAAAGAGCGTGCGAAAATGTTAATGCAAAAACTAGGTATCAGTGATGTTGCGGATAATGCGGTTACCGAAGTCTCTGGTGGTCAATTACAACGTGCTTGTATTTGTAGAAGTTTAATCAATCAACCTAAAATTATCTTTGCTGATGAACCAACAGGTGCTTTAAATAAACAAAATTCAATTGATGTGATGCGTGAATTAACAAATATTAATGCTGAAGGAACAAGTATTATGCTTGTAACCCATGATATGAAAGTGGCTTCACAGTGTGAGCGAGTATTATATATTGAAGATGGAGACATTAGAGATGAAATCTCTTTAGGAAAGTATCAAGTCACTGATGATATGCGTACAAGAGAAAGAAAACTCAATGACTGGTTAATTAAGTTGGGGTGGTAA
- a CDS encoding response regulator transcription factor, which produces MKDILLVEDNQELAELIQAFLRKEGFSYYHALSSEKAFVWLKSHHPQVIVLDIMLPGQDGYALCQSVRQTSDVPILMMSAKSAKSDKLMGFELGADDYMEKPIDPDILCAKIRAILSRHAKEKTKDSIVRSGSLCIDAAAHKVFLKNKLLDLNVKEYELLMLFIENTGKTLHKDYLFNQIWGMHSESENQTLTVHIKMLRSKIEEDSRHPKRIQTVWGIGYRYEEV; this is translated from the coding sequence ATGAAAGACATTTTACTTGTCGAAGACAATCAAGAATTAGCAGAATTAATCCAAGCCTTTCTACGTAAGGAAGGCTTTTCCTACTATCATGCATTATCCTCTGAAAAGGCCTTTGTTTGGTTGAAATCACATCATCCTCAAGTGATTGTTTTAGATATTATGTTGCCTGGTCAAGATGGATATGCATTATGTCAATCTGTACGTCAAACAAGTGATGTTCCAATTTTGATGATGAGTGCGAAATCAGCGAAATCAGATAAATTAATGGGCTTTGAATTAGGGGCAGATGATTATATGGAAAAACCAATTGATCCAGATATTTTATGTGCAAAAATACGTGCTATCCTTTCAAGACATGCAAAAGAGAAAACAAAAGATTCCATCGTTCGTTCAGGTTCTCTTTGTATAGATGCCGCTGCGCATAAAGTTTTTCTTAAAAATAAATTGCTTGATTTAAATGTGAAAGAGTATGAGTTATTGATGTTGTTTATAGAAAATACTGGAAAGACATTGCATAAAGATTATCTTTTTAACCAAATATGGGGTATGCATAGTGAGAGTGAGAATCAAACTTTGACAGTGCATATCAAAATGTTACGTTCTAAAATTGAAGAAGATTCACGTCATCCCAAGCGTATTCAAACGGTTTGGGGTATAGGGTATCGTTATGAAGAAGTATAA
- a CDS encoding HAMP domain-containing sensor histidine kinase yields MKKYNRIILCSILLYLLVAAGLASFLFHAENQKDHSYRVEANRILTKLENDESIDKINLAEYETIWKLDFLSKEVHNQETIKSFFQEDNTNNIYIQPFYINNDLKGYIKFIYQIPGFNVQNIFVLSEICLLVLEIFIMIILIYMKKKVVEPFQRLSELPVQLAKGHLKGPVKEEKSRYLGKFMWGMGQLKDSLDTSRQRQIELMKEQKTMLLSLSHDIKTPLNLIKLYSKALEEDIYTQEQDKRNAMHQIGEKSHEIEKYVEEIIQSSREDILDLPVHNSEFYLQDLLYKVIHVYAEQCALRHIDLKIGDFENRLLKGDIERCQEVLENLFENAFKYGDGGRIEISFYEEDYCQLIRLFSSGSTVTDNEFNHIFESFFRGSNAQGIKGSGLGLYICKELMQKMDGAIFAEKCEDGMAFIMVLR; encoded by the coding sequence ATGAAGAAGTATAATCGTATCATTCTTTGTTCAATTTTGCTTTATCTTTTGGTTGCTGCTGGTTTAGCGAGCTTTCTTTTTCATGCTGAAAACCAAAAGGATCATTCTTATCGTGTAGAGGCAAATCGTATTTTGACAAAACTAGAAAATGATGAATCAATTGATAAGATAAATCTTGCAGAATACGAGACAATTTGGAAACTTGATTTTTTAAGTAAAGAAGTTCATAATCAGGAAACTATCAAAAGTTTTTTTCAAGAAGACAATACCAATAACATTTACATCCAACCTTTTTATATCAATAACGATTTAAAGGGATATATCAAGTTTATCTATCAAATACCAGGTTTTAATGTGCAAAATATATTTGTGCTTTCAGAGATATGTTTATTGGTTTTAGAAATCTTTATTATGATTATTTTGATATATATGAAGAAAAAAGTCGTTGAGCCATTTCAACGTTTAAGTGAATTACCAGTTCAACTTGCTAAAGGGCATTTAAAAGGTCCTGTCAAAGAAGAAAAGAGCCGATATCTAGGAAAATTTATGTGGGGAATGGGACAGTTAAAAGATTCGCTTGACACTTCTCGACAAAGACAGATTGAACTTATGAAAGAACAAAAGACAATGTTATTATCACTTTCTCATGATATTAAGACTCCTTTGAATCTTATAAAACTTTACAGTAAAGCATTGGAAGAAGATATTTATACTCAGGAACAAGATAAAAGAAACGCTATGCATCAAATAGGTGAAAAGAGTCATGAAATAGAAAAATACGTTGAAGAAATTATTCAATCTTCTCGAGAAGACATTCTTGATTTACCTGTTCATAATTCTGAATTTTATCTTCAAGATCTTTTATACAAAGTGATTCATGTGTATGCTGAACAATGTGCACTCAGACATATTGATTTAAAGATTGGTGATTTTGAAAATCGTCTGTTAAAAGGTGATATTGAAAGATGTCAAGAAGTCTTAGAAAATCTATTTGAAAATGCTTTTAAGTATGGTGATGGAGGTCGCATTGAAATATCTTTTTACGAAGAAGATTATTGTCAATTGATTCGCTTGTTTAGTTCTGGTTCAACCGTTACTGATAATGAATTTAATCATATTTTTGAAAGTTTCTTTAGAGGTTCAAATGCTCAAGGAATAAAAGGGAGTGGACTTGGGTTATATATTTGTAAAGAATTAATGCAAAAGATGGATGGTGCTATTTTTGCTGAAAAGTGTGAAGATGGAATGGCATTTATCATGGTTTTAAGATAG
- a CDS encoding TetR/AcrR family transcriptional regulator, giving the protein MNEELTTKQKIRDQALNLFSTKGFESVSVAEIASAVGIKAPSLYKHYASKQKILEAIVEEMNNRYHQYVSSMQMDGSHASKDVPLFLNIDEERLIEMGKGMFLFFLHDEYTKQFRKLLTIEQFHNPELGEMLKQQYMIEPLLYQEVIFGQLVHTQFFKSLDSQITALHFYAPLRLLIELCDVEPTKEAEALVMLERHIRQFNQLYRLESKC; this is encoded by the coding sequence ATGAATGAAGAATTAACAACAAAACAAAAAATTAGAGATCAAGCTTTGAATTTATTTTCAACTAAGGGATTTGAAAGTGTCAGTGTAGCTGAAATTGCAAGTGCTGTTGGCATAAAAGCTCCATCATTATACAAACATTATGCAAGTAAACAAAAAATTTTGGAAGCCATTGTTGAAGAGATGAATAATCGTTATCATCAATATGTATCTTCAATGCAAATGGATGGGAGCCATGCTTCAAAAGATGTTCCTCTCTTTTTAAATATTGATGAAGAGCGTTTAATTGAGATGGGGAAGGGCATGTTTCTTTTCTTTTTACATGATGAATATACGAAGCAATTTCGTAAACTTTTAACGATTGAACAATTTCATAATCCTGAATTAGGAGAGATGCTTAAACAACAATATATGATTGAACCTTTACTTTATCAAGAAGTTATCTTTGGACAATTAGTTCATACCCAATTTTTTAAATCCTTAGATTCACAAATTACAGCACTCCATTTTTATGCCCCATTACGTCTTTTGATAGAGTTATGTGATGTCGAACCAACCAAAGAAGCAGAAGCACTTGTGATGTTAGAACGTCATATTCGCCAGTTTAATCAACTTTATCGATTAGAAAGCAAGTGCTAG
- a CDS encoding flavodoxin family protein, protein MKVTIIHGQNHKESSYHAGRFFIEQLNDVEDIHEFFLPKDLPAFCMGCYRCMHEGEDHCPHYQYLKPITKAIESSDLLIFTTPVYCLHVSASMKALLDHYFTWWYTHRPKAIMYKKQAIIISSGAGAGMKSTIKDIKTSLSHWGISNIKTCGFRSQAIHWNEVNEKNKQNIQKKLIHIAHSLKQPHITIKIKIMFMMMRFMQIKKWSACQKDYDYWKEQGWLNHKRPWKLYE, encoded by the coding sequence ATGAAAGTGACAATCATTCATGGACAAAATCATAAGGAATCTTCTTACCATGCTGGACGATTTTTTATAGAACAATTAAATGATGTTGAAGATATTCATGAATTTTTCTTACCAAAAGATTTACCTGCCTTTTGCATGGGATGTTATCGTTGTATGCATGAAGGTGAAGACCATTGTCCACACTATCAATATTTAAAACCAATAACCAAAGCAATTGAATCATCAGATTTATTAATTTTTACAACACCTGTTTATTGTCTCCATGTTTCAGCATCTATGAAAGCTTTATTAGATCATTACTTTACTTGGTGGTATACTCATCGTCCTAAAGCAATCATGTATAAGAAACAAGCTATTATTATTTCATCTGGTGCAGGAGCAGGGATGAAAAGCACTATAAAAGATATCAAAACGAGTTTATCACATTGGGGAATTTCAAATATAAAAACATGTGGTTTTCGTTCTCAAGCCATTCATTGGAACGAAGTGAATGAAAAGAATAAACAAAATATTCAAAAGAAATTGATTCATATTGCCCATTCTTTAAAACAACCACATATAACAATCAAAATCAAAATAATGTTTATGATGATGCGATTTATGCAAATTAAAAAATGGTCAGCTTGTCAGAAAGATTATGATTATTGGAAAGAACAAGGATGGTTAAACCATAAACGTCCATGGAAATTATATGAATAG
- a CDS encoding PTS sugar transporter subunit IIB codes for MLNITLCCSAAMSTSLLVNKMMEEAQRQGIQMNVWAKAVREIEEETKDVDVILIAPQVKYAKKQIEKMVSPIPVIEISIKDYGLMNGKNIFNNILNILHQ; via the coding sequence ATGTTAAATATTACATTATGTTGCAGTGCTGCCATGTCAACAAGTTTACTTGTGAATAAGATGATGGAAGAAGCTCAAAGGCAAGGTATTCAAATGAATGTTTGGGCGAAGGCAGTTCGTGAAATCGAAGAGGAAACAAAAGATGTTGATGTGATTTTAATTGCTCCTCAAGTCAAATATGCAAAGAAACAAATAGAAAAAATGGTTTCACCTATTCCAGTTATTGAAATATCTATTAAGGATTATGGCTTAATGAATGGTAAAAATATTTTTAATAATATTTTAAATATTCTGCATCAATAA
- a CDS encoding MATE family efflux transporter, whose translation MKKDMTSGSPWKLIIAFGIPLVIGNIFQQFYNMVDSIIVGKYVGKVALAAVGSTGSLNFMIIGFGIGICSGFGIPIAQSFGGKKIKQMKEYIINSFYLCTIITIIMTVITVIALPTILTWMQTPANIYDQAYSYIVVIFIGLFATMIYNMLASILRAIGDSRTPLYFLILSSVINIALDLFFITQLNMGAAGAAYATVIAQFISGIACFVYMKKKTDILTFEHDEKRFQKAHCFKLLQLGLPMALQFSITAIGSVVIQSAVNTLGSDVVAAVTAAIKISVMLTQPLETLGLTMATYGGQNLGANQVERIFQGLKVSCIIGAIYCAFAFIFVYLTSDYLSLLFIDASETAIIADIKQYLLYNSSCYYILSILFILRNLLQGLGYSFLAMFGGVAEMIARCIVAFCFVGMFGFSAICFANPMAWVFADVVFIGGWLYKRKELKLMMNQKNECVEMHS comes from the coding sequence ATGAAGAAGGATATGACAAGTGGAAGTCCATGGAAACTTATTATTGCATTTGGAATTCCGTTAGTGATTGGAAATATTTTTCAACAGTTTTATAACATGGTAGATAGTATTATTGTTGGAAAATATGTTGGAAAGGTCGCATTGGCAGCAGTTGGGTCAACTGGATCATTGAATTTTATGATTATTGGTTTTGGGATTGGAATCTGTAGTGGATTTGGGATTCCAATAGCGCAAAGCTTTGGTGGTAAGAAAATCAAGCAAATGAAAGAGTATATTATCAATTCTTTTTATCTCTGTACGATAATTACGATTATTATGACAGTGATCACAGTTATTGCATTACCAACAATATTAACCTGGATGCAAACACCAGCAAATATTTATGATCAGGCTTATAGTTATATTGTTGTGATTTTTATAGGTTTATTTGCAACGATGATTTATAATATGTTAGCAAGTATTTTACGGGCTATTGGTGACTCGAGAACTCCACTTTATTTTTTGATTTTATCATCTGTGATTAATATTGCACTAGATTTGTTTTTTATTACTCAGTTGAATATGGGAGCAGCTGGGGCTGCTTATGCAACTGTTATTGCTCAATTTATTTCAGGTATTGCCTGCTTTGTATATATGAAAAAGAAAACAGATATCTTAACATTTGAACATGATGAAAAAAGATTTCAAAAGGCACATTGCTTCAAATTATTACAATTAGGATTACCAATGGCTCTGCAGTTTTCAATTACTGCGATTGGAAGTGTGGTTATTCAATCTGCTGTGAATACTTTAGGTTCAGATGTTGTTGCAGCAGTGACAGCAGCCATCAAGATTTCTGTGATGTTAACACAACCACTTGAAACATTAGGTTTAACCATGGCAACATATGGGGGACAAAATCTTGGTGCCAATCAGGTTGAACGTATTTTCCAGGGGTTGAAAGTCAGTTGCATTATTGGTGCTATTTACTGTGCATTTGCGTTTATCTTTGTGTATTTGACATCTGATTATTTGTCCTTATTATTTATAGATGCGAGTGAAACTGCCATTATAGCAGATATTAAACAATATCTTTTATATAATTCATCTTGTTATTATATTTTAAGTATTTTATTTATTTTAAGAAATCTATTACAAGGTTTAGGTTATAGTTTCTTGGCTATGTTTGGTGGCGTTGCTGAAATGATTGCACGTTGTATTGTTGCATTCTGTTTTGTGGGAATGTTTGGTTTTAGCGCTATCTGTTTTGCAAATCCAATGGCTTGGGTTTTTGCAGACGTTGTCTTTATTGGTGGCTGGCTATATAAACGTAAAGAATTAAAATTAATGATGAATCAAAAAAATGAATGTGTTGAAATGCATTCATAA